In the Juglans microcarpa x Juglans regia isolate MS1-56 chromosome 6D, Jm3101_v1.0, whole genome shotgun sequence genome, one interval contains:
- the LOC121235242 gene encoding omega-hydroxypalmitate O-feruloyl transferase-like translates to MENAGNSSFQLRVKQEEPTLVTPAEETEKHLYFLSNLDQNIAVTVRTIYCFKSDAKGNEEAAKVIKEALSKVLVHYYPLAGRLTISSEGKLIVDCTGEGAVFVEAEADCRIEEIGDNTKPDPITLGKLVYDIPGAKNILEIPPLVAQVTKFKCGGFVLGLCMNHCMFDGISAMEFVNSWGETARGLSLNIPPFLDRSILKSRNPPKIESQHHEFAEIEDISETSKVYKEEMLYSSFCFDPEQLKQLKEKAMEDGVLDKCTTFEALTAFVWRARTEALRMQPDQKTKLLFAVDGRSRFEPPLPKGYSGNGIVLTNSICSAGEQLEHPLSFTVGLVQNAVKMITDSYMRSAIDYFETTRARPSLAATLLVTTWSRLSFHTTNFGWGEPLFSGPVALPEKEVILFLSHGKERKSVNVLLGLPASAMKIFEQLMHV, encoded by the exons ATGGAGAATGCTGGTAATAGCTCTTTTCAACTTCGTGTAAAGCAAGAAGAACCAACTCTGGTTACTCCTGCAGAGGAAACAGAGAAGCATCTGTACTTCCTCTCAAACCTAGACCAGAACATTGCAGTTACAGTACGTACTATCTACTGCTTCAAATCAGATGCTAAGGGCAACGAGGAAGCTGCGAAAGTAATAAAGGAAGCCTTGTCAAAGGTTCTTGTTCACTACTACCCACTTGCGGGGCGGTTAACAATCAGCTCAGAAGGAAAGCTGATAGTGGATTGCACGGGGGAGGGTGCTGTTTTTGTTGAAGCCGAAGCAGACTGTAGAATAGAGGAGATTGGAGACAATACAAAGCCAGACCCAATCACTCTTGGAAAGCTGGTTTATGACATTCCTGGTGCAAAGAACATACTTGAAATACCTCCACTTGTCGCTCAG GTGACTAAGTTCAAATGTGGAGGTTTTGTTCTTGGGCTATGCATGAACCATTGTATGTTTGATGGAATTAGTGCCATGGAATTTGTGAACTCATGGGGTGAAACTGCAAGAGGCTTGTCCCTAAACATCCCGCCGTTTCTTGATAGAAGCATACTCAAATCCCGAAACCCACCAAAGATAGAGTCTCAGCACCATGAATTTGCTGAGATTGAAGATATATCAGAGACCAGCAAAGTTTACAAAGAAGAAATGCTTTATAGTTCCTTCTGTTTTGACCCCGAACAGCTCAAACAACTCAAGGAAAAAGCCATGGAAGATGGGGTTCTAGACAAGTGCACAACATTTGAAGCCCTTACAGCTTTCGTCTGGAGGGCTCGAACTGAGGCATTAAGAATGCAACCAGATCAAAAGACAAAGCTTCTCTTTGCTGTTGATGGGCGGTCTAGATTTGAGCCTCCATTACCAAAGGGGTACTCTGGCAATGGGATTGTGTTAACTAATTCGATATGTAGTGCAGGTGAACAACTGGAACACCCGCTGTCATTCACAGTTGGGCTGGTTCAAAATGCAGTGAAAATGATTACAGACAGTTATATGAGATCAGCCATAGATTATTTTGAAACAACAAGAGCTAGGCCTTCTCTTGCAGCAACCCTGTTGGTCACAACTTGGTCTAGGCTATCTTTCCACACTACAAACTTTGGATGGGGAGAGCCCCTTTTTTCTGGGCCGGTGGCTTTGCCTGAGAAGGAAGTAattcttttcctctctcatgggaaagagagaaaaagcgTAAATGTTCTTCTGGGTTTGCCTGCTTCTGCTATGAAAATCTTTGAACAACTCATGCATGTTTGA